The proteins below come from a single Sebaldella sp. S0638 genomic window:
- a CDS encoding transcriptional regulator GutM, producing MNYVYIIVLVVIAMALQRYFIYLQSKNYTQILLDMKKRGNVGVGVAKGAFSGRVVILCSDLDEIVIEGKTLKGFSTFSRFKDMPEVSGVKLDDLYNKEYTDKKYRKSIKTAVEQIRNLKNKEESKEENEEEN from the coding sequence ATGAATTATGTTTATATAATAGTACTGGTGGTAATAGCAATGGCACTTCAGAGATACTTTATATACCTTCAGTCAAAAAATTATACTCAGATACTTCTGGACATGAAAAAGAGAGGGAATGTAGGAGTAGGCGTGGCAAAAGGAGCTTTTTCCGGACGTGTTGTTATACTGTGTTCTGATCTGGACGAGATAGTAATAGAAGGGAAAACATTAAAAGGTTTCAGTACTTTCAGCAGATTTAAGGATATGCCGGAAGTTTCGGGAGTAAAGCTGGATGACCTTTACAACAAAGAATATACAGATAAAAAATATAGAAAAAGTATAAAAACAGCAGTAGAACAGATAAGAAACCTGAAAAATAAAGAAGAAAGCAAAGAAGAAAATGAGGAAGAAAACTAA
- a CDS encoding sugar-binding domain-containing protein → MKKITDELAMIYKTCKLYYEEGYTQNEIAEILGISRPTVARLLKGGKEQGIVKLELVNPFNNDYFELAEKLEKRYELREVIIVPDENDEYVQKKEVAKAAAEYFDRVLEKDNIIGFSMGTTIKLVVDYVTKRQNLNLTFLPLIGGTGQIQQEIHPNDIVLDFVKKYGGEFKLLHAPAVVSNKEIKNEFLKEKNISDIISYGKECDIAMVGIGTPLSQESTMMKTGYFNKTELEEFKQNNVVGDICLQFYNKSGENYNFEFNERVIGIELDDLKKIRTVIGAAAGVEKTDAVIGALNGKFLDVLVTNYSIAKEIENYIEKGE, encoded by the coding sequence GTGAAAAAAATAACAGACGAATTAGCAATGATATATAAAACATGTAAACTATATTATGAAGAGGGCTATACACAGAATGAGATAGCAGAAATTCTTGGAATATCAAGACCAACAGTAGCAAGACTTCTAAAAGGCGGTAAAGAACAGGGGATAGTAAAATTAGAGCTTGTAAATCCTTTTAATAATGACTATTTTGAACTTGCCGAAAAGCTGGAAAAGAGATATGAACTAAGAGAAGTAATAATAGTCCCTGATGAAAATGACGAATATGTTCAGAAAAAAGAAGTAGCAAAGGCTGCAGCTGAATATTTTGACAGAGTTCTTGAAAAAGATAATATAATAGGATTTTCAATGGGAACAACGATAAAACTGGTAGTAGATTATGTCACTAAAAGACAGAATCTGAATCTTACGTTTCTTCCGCTTATTGGCGGAACAGGACAGATACAACAGGAGATACATCCAAACGATATTGTCCTTGATTTTGTGAAAAAATACGGCGGTGAATTCAAGCTTCTTCATGCGCCGGCAGTGGTTTCCAATAAAGAGATAAAGAATGAGTTTTTGAAAGAAAAGAATATTTCGGATATTATTTCATACGGTAAAGAATGTGATATTGCCATGGTGGGAATAGGAACGCCGCTGAGTCAGGAATCTACAATGATGAAAACCGGTTATTTTAACAAAACAGAACTTGAAGAATTCAAGCAGAATAATGTAGTAGGCGATATATGCCTTCAGTTTTATAATAAAAGCGGAGAAAACTACAATTTTGAATTCAATGAAAGAGTAATAGGAATAGAGCTTGATGATCTGAAAAAAATAAGAACGGTAATCGGAGCCGCAGCGGGAGTGGAAAAGACAGATGCTGTAATAGGAGCATTAAACGGGAAATTTCTGGATGTCTTAGTGACTAATTACAGTATTGCCAAAGAGATAGAAAATTATATAGAAAAAGGTGAATAG
- a CDS encoding lipoate--protein ligase, with protein MKYIINENKNPKYNLALEEYVFKNLEGEYFFLWQNEPTIVIGKHQNTISEINLDYVEQKGIHVVRRMSGGGAVYHDLGNINFSFIQDKKDLSDFDFSFFTRPIVDLLGELGIKAEFNSRNDLAIDGKKFSGNAQYIHKKKILHHGTLLFNSEMEELVNSLKVSKDKIESKGLKSIKSRVANIKDYISGESKIKEVSDFKNALFDHMKNRMDEFEEYVLTEKDKNEIEKLKKEKYDKWEWTYAESPESDIHRQRKYDAGKVESYIKLKDGLIENIKLYGDFFSSREIEDLEKGLKGKKYMKGEIKKYLETVNIGEYFSGFSSEEILDVII; from the coding sequence ATGAAGTATATAATTAATGAAAATAAGAATCCGAAATACAACCTTGCACTTGAAGAATATGTATTCAAGAATCTTGAAGGTGAGTATTTTTTCTTATGGCAGAATGAGCCTACTATAGTAATAGGAAAACATCAGAATACTATATCCGAAATCAATCTTGATTATGTGGAGCAGAAAGGAATTCATGTAGTAAGGCGTATGTCAGGCGGAGGAGCAGTTTATCATGATCTGGGAAATATAAACTTTTCATTTATTCAGGATAAAAAGGATCTTTCTGATTTTGATTTTAGTTTTTTTACAAGACCTATTGTTGACCTTCTTGGAGAACTGGGAATAAAAGCAGAGTTTAACAGCAGAAATGATCTGGCAATAGACGGTAAAAAATTCTCTGGAAATGCACAGTATATTCACAAGAAAAAAATTCTGCATCACGGCACTCTTTTATTTAACAGCGAGATGGAAGAATTGGTAAACAGCCTTAAAGTATCAAAAGATAAAATAGAATCAAAAGGTTTGAAGTCGATAAAAAGCAGGGTTGCCAATATTAAGGACTATATCAGCGGAGAAAGTAAGATAAAGGAAGTTTCGGATTTTAAGAATGCGTTGTTTGATCATATGAAAAACAGGATGGATGAATTCGAAGAATATGTACTTACTGAAAAAGACAAAAATGAAATAGAGAAACTGAAAAAAGAAAAATATGACAAATGGGAATGGACGTATGCAGAGTCTCCGGAGTCGGATATCCACAGACAAAGAAAATATGATGCAGGGAAAGTAGAAAGTTATATAAAATTAAAAGACGGACTTATAGAAAATATAAAATTATATGGTGATTTCTTTTCAAGCAGGGAAATAGAGGATTTGGAAAAAGGTCTAAAAGGAAAAAAATATATGAAGGGTGAAATAAAAAAATACTTAGAAACAGTAAATATAGGTGAATATTTTTCAGGATTTTCAAGTGAGGAAATTCTGGATGTAATTATTTAA